Proteins encoded in a region of the Phoenix dactylifera cultivar Barhee BC4 chromosome 3, palm_55x_up_171113_PBpolish2nd_filt_p, whole genome shotgun sequence genome:
- the LOC103722962 gene encoding protein LEO1 homolog isoform X1 has protein sequence MVGERDMEEKTRNQMMQNLFGDQSEEEEEEAEEVDSEHEAAANHSDYPSDEGEGEAEIDGEGEGEGEGEGEVEGQGEVEVESEAEAHDIDLDMGESEAERVQSSPEREISDQRMESEAKDAESEEEGYGQRVVTSRRREVVASESEGSEGNHYADHDNEDVEVAYARKPSRSIDEQKDHEVVRDVFGDSDEEEPAEFGAQDEIEQDSHRSPMEEEGSYEKGLRPEDIVPDDDGQYEWEDENLEKKPKEKPVGPPLELDIPLHPPPGRPERMNMIKVSNIMGIEPKPFDPKTYVEEDVFVTDESGAKKRIRLEDNIVRWRAVKNRDGTTSYESNARFVRWEDGSLQLLIGNEVLNISVHEADHDQSHLFLRHGKGILQSQGRLLRKMRFMPSSLSSKSHRLLTALVDSRHKKVYKVKNCITDIDPEREKEKKERVEGQTIRANVLLQRKREKVNRKYTQTVSRGRQLSPGFLEEALDEEDEPEDYYSSHRAASARYRFEEDMEAEAQAEKRIMNAKRSNIHKNVPRKPSLPTARPARRQVEEYSESDREESEYESDGEDIERSPAHTREDEADHEDEYEEDEADEESLGANSASEEDEDEEPRRKIKETGSSSLKRKEIELDGESPPRKTTMHRRKAVVFDSDEE, from the exons GATGAGGGGGAGGGCGAGGCTGAGATCGATGGTGAAGGAGAAGGTGAAGGTGAAGGGGAAGGTGAAGTTGAGGGGCAAGGTGAAGTTGAAGTGGAAAGCGAAGCTGAAGCACATGACATAGATCTTGACATGGGAGAGAGTGAAGCGGAAAGGGTTCAGAGTTCTCCAGAAAGAGAAATTAGTGACCAAAGGATGGAGAGTGAGGCAAAAGATGctgaaagtgaagaagaaggCTATGGGCAAAGAGTAGTAACAAGCAGGAGACGAGAAGTAGTCGCTAGTGAATCAGAGGGATCTGAGGGTAATCATTATGCTGATCATGATAATGAAGATGTGGAGGTTGCTTATGCAAGGAAGCCcag CAGGTCAATTGATGAGCAAAAAGATCATGAAGTTGTTCGTGATGTTTTTGGGGACTCTGATGAGGAAGAGCCTGCTGAGTTTGGTGCTCAAGATGAAATCGAGCAAGATTCACAT AGATCTCCTATGGAGGAGGAAGGTAGCTATGAGAAAGGTTTGAGACCGGAGGACATAGTGCCCGATGATGATGGCCAGTATGAGTGGGAAGATGAGAATCTTGAAAAGAAACCAAAGGAGAAACCAGTTGGCCCACCATTGGAATTGGATATTCCACTGCATCCTCCACCAGGTCGACCTGAAAGA ATGAACATGATCAAGGTATCTAACATCATGGGCATTGAACCAAAACCTTTTGATCCTAAAACATACGTAGAAGAGGATGTGTTTGTGACAGATGAATCTGGAGCTAAGAAACGTATACGCCTAGAGGACAATATCGTGCGTTGGAGAGCTGTCAAGAACCGTGATGGCACAACCTCT TATGAAAGCAATGCACGTTTTGTAAGGTGGGAAGATGGAAGTCTGCAATTGCTGATTGGTAATGAAGTTCTTAACATATCTGTGCATGAGGCAGATCACGATCAAAGCCACCTATTTCTTCGGCATGGAAAG GGAATCTTGCAGTCCCAAGGAAGGCTTTTACGGAAGATGAGATTTATGCCATCTTCTTTATCATCAAAGTCTCACCGTTTACTGACCGCTCTCGTTGATTCACGTCATAAGAAGGTTTACAAAGTGAAAAATTGTATTACTGACATTGAtccagagagagaaaaagaaaagaaggaaagg GTTGAAGGCCAAACAATTAGAGCTAATGTACTTCTTCAGAGGAAACGTGAAAAAGTAAACCGCAAGTACACACAAACTGTGAGCAGAGGACGGCAGCTTTCTCCAGGGTTTTTGGAGGAGGCACTAGATGAG GAAGATGAGCCTGAAGACTATTACAGTTCTCACCGGGCAGCTTCAGCTCGTTATCGTTTTGAGGAAGATATGGAAGCAGAAGCACAGGCTGAGAAGCGCATAATGAATGCAAAGAGA TCAAATATACACAAAAATGTCCCTCGCAAACCATCCTTGCCCACAGCTCGTCCAGCAAGGCGCCAGGTAGAGGAATATTCAGAGAGTGACAGGGAGGAATCTGAATATGAAAGTGATGGTGAGGATATTGAGAGGTCACCGGCACATACAAGGGAGGATGAGGCAGACCATGAAGATGAATATGAGGAGGatgaggcagatgaagaatCCCTAGGTGCAAATTCTGCAtccgaagaagatgaagatgag GAGCCAAGGAGAAAGATCAAGGAAACTGGAAGCAGCAGTCTGAAACGCAAGGAGATAGAATTAGATGGAGAGTCTCCTCCACGAAAGACAACAATGCATCGTAGAAAGGCAGTTGTCTTTGACAGTGATGAAGAGTGA
- the LOC103722962 gene encoding protein LEO1 homolog isoform X2: protein MVGERDMEEKTRNQMMQNLFGDQSEEEEEEAEEVDSEHEAAANHSDYPSDEGEGEAEIDGEGEGEGEGEGEVEGQGEVEVESEAEAHDIDLDMGESEAERVQSSPEREISDQRMESEAKDAESEEEGYGQRVVTSRRREVVASESEGSEGNHYADHDNEDVEVAYARKPRSIDEQKDHEVVRDVFGDSDEEEPAEFGAQDEIEQDSHRSPMEEEGSYEKGLRPEDIVPDDDGQYEWEDENLEKKPKEKPVGPPLELDIPLHPPPGRPERMNMIKVSNIMGIEPKPFDPKTYVEEDVFVTDESGAKKRIRLEDNIVRWRAVKNRDGTTSYESNARFVRWEDGSLQLLIGNEVLNISVHEADHDQSHLFLRHGKGILQSQGRLLRKMRFMPSSLSSKSHRLLTALVDSRHKKVYKVKNCITDIDPEREKEKKERVEGQTIRANVLLQRKREKVNRKYTQTVSRGRQLSPGFLEEALDEEDEPEDYYSSHRAASARYRFEEDMEAEAQAEKRIMNAKRSNIHKNVPRKPSLPTARPARRQVEEYSESDREESEYESDGEDIERSPAHTREDEADHEDEYEEDEADEESLGANSASEEDEDEEPRRKIKETGSSSLKRKEIELDGESPPRKTTMHRRKAVVFDSDEE, encoded by the exons GATGAGGGGGAGGGCGAGGCTGAGATCGATGGTGAAGGAGAAGGTGAAGGTGAAGGGGAAGGTGAAGTTGAGGGGCAAGGTGAAGTTGAAGTGGAAAGCGAAGCTGAAGCACATGACATAGATCTTGACATGGGAGAGAGTGAAGCGGAAAGGGTTCAGAGTTCTCCAGAAAGAGAAATTAGTGACCAAAGGATGGAGAGTGAGGCAAAAGATGctgaaagtgaagaagaaggCTATGGGCAAAGAGTAGTAACAAGCAGGAGACGAGAAGTAGTCGCTAGTGAATCAGAGGGATCTGAGGGTAATCATTATGCTGATCATGATAATGAAGATGTGGAGGTTGCTTATGCAAGGAAGCCcag GTCAATTGATGAGCAAAAAGATCATGAAGTTGTTCGTGATGTTTTTGGGGACTCTGATGAGGAAGAGCCTGCTGAGTTTGGTGCTCAAGATGAAATCGAGCAAGATTCACAT AGATCTCCTATGGAGGAGGAAGGTAGCTATGAGAAAGGTTTGAGACCGGAGGACATAGTGCCCGATGATGATGGCCAGTATGAGTGGGAAGATGAGAATCTTGAAAAGAAACCAAAGGAGAAACCAGTTGGCCCACCATTGGAATTGGATATTCCACTGCATCCTCCACCAGGTCGACCTGAAAGA ATGAACATGATCAAGGTATCTAACATCATGGGCATTGAACCAAAACCTTTTGATCCTAAAACATACGTAGAAGAGGATGTGTTTGTGACAGATGAATCTGGAGCTAAGAAACGTATACGCCTAGAGGACAATATCGTGCGTTGGAGAGCTGTCAAGAACCGTGATGGCACAACCTCT TATGAAAGCAATGCACGTTTTGTAAGGTGGGAAGATGGAAGTCTGCAATTGCTGATTGGTAATGAAGTTCTTAACATATCTGTGCATGAGGCAGATCACGATCAAAGCCACCTATTTCTTCGGCATGGAAAG GGAATCTTGCAGTCCCAAGGAAGGCTTTTACGGAAGATGAGATTTATGCCATCTTCTTTATCATCAAAGTCTCACCGTTTACTGACCGCTCTCGTTGATTCACGTCATAAGAAGGTTTACAAAGTGAAAAATTGTATTACTGACATTGAtccagagagagaaaaagaaaagaaggaaagg GTTGAAGGCCAAACAATTAGAGCTAATGTACTTCTTCAGAGGAAACGTGAAAAAGTAAACCGCAAGTACACACAAACTGTGAGCAGAGGACGGCAGCTTTCTCCAGGGTTTTTGGAGGAGGCACTAGATGAG GAAGATGAGCCTGAAGACTATTACAGTTCTCACCGGGCAGCTTCAGCTCGTTATCGTTTTGAGGAAGATATGGAAGCAGAAGCACAGGCTGAGAAGCGCATAATGAATGCAAAGAGA TCAAATATACACAAAAATGTCCCTCGCAAACCATCCTTGCCCACAGCTCGTCCAGCAAGGCGCCAGGTAGAGGAATATTCAGAGAGTGACAGGGAGGAATCTGAATATGAAAGTGATGGTGAGGATATTGAGAGGTCACCGGCACATACAAGGGAGGATGAGGCAGACCATGAAGATGAATATGAGGAGGatgaggcagatgaagaatCCCTAGGTGCAAATTCTGCAtccgaagaagatgaagatgag GAGCCAAGGAGAAAGATCAAGGAAACTGGAAGCAGCAGTCTGAAACGCAAGGAGATAGAATTAGATGGAGAGTCTCCTCCACGAAAGACAACAATGCATCGTAGAAAGGCAGTTGTCTTTGACAGTGATGAAGAGTGA